In Oryza glaberrima chromosome 8, OglaRS2, whole genome shotgun sequence, the following are encoded in one genomic region:
- the LOC127782909 gene encoding leucine-rich repeat receptor protein kinase EMS1, giving the protein MRESVEEAVHHAVVAVAAAAVVALAVALFLLWRNKRVARAGGGAGAGGGGGGGDGDGGAIAVAVAPLPVVPLADVERATDGFHPSRVIGQGRHFTVYAAAPGLAAKRMRPHLVLGEPGGRRFPAALRSLAVPPHPNLAGIVGLSEGPGERVLIVERASAGSVGLDALLYHGGTDAPLLPWPERAAVAAGAARGLAHLHAHGVVHGRVRPRNVLVDAAAAARGPCGVRVSDYGLSTFLHSDDGDGDDHGRLDARAENDVYMFGAVLLHLLTGRQWDGGRLAHWALPLIRASPPALAEVLDERAGKPADKAESRLLARTARVALACVANDGRSRPRMAEVSAILDDVEAAYRRRGRSPEHDVDGGEERFSGCLLAPSRSAHRSETLLRLPV; this is encoded by the coding sequence ATGCGCGAGTCCGTCGAGGAAGCCGtccaccacgccgtcgtcgctgtcgccgccgcggcggtcgtGGCGCTGGCCGTCGCGCTGTTCCTGCTCTGGCGCAACAAGCGCGTGGCGAGAgcgggcggtggcgccggcgccggcggtggtggtggtggtggtgatggcgacggtggtgcGATTGCGGTTGCGGTGGCGCCGTTGCCGGTGGTCCCGCTGGCCGACGTGGAGCGCGCCACCGACGGGTTCCACCCGAGCAGGGTGATCGGGCAGGGGAGGCACTTCACCGtgtacgcggcggcgccggggctcGCCGCCAAGCGCATGCGGCCGCACCTCGTGCTCGGGGAGCCCGGCGGGCGGCGGTTCCCCGCCGCGCTCCGGTCGctcgccgtgccgccgcaccCCAACCTCGCCGGCATCGTCGGCCTCTCCGAGGGCCCCGGCGAGCGCGTCCTCATCGTGGAGCGGGCGTCCGCCGGGTCGGTCGGCCTCGACGCCCTCCTCTACCACGGCGGCACCGacgcgccgctgctgccgtggCCGGAGCGCGCCGCGGtcgccgcgggcgcggcgcgggggcTGGCGCACCTGCACGCGCACGGCGTGGTGCACGGCCGCGTCAGGCCACGCAACGTGCtcgtcgacgcggccgccgcggcgcgtggCCCCTGCGGCGTCAGGGTCAGCGACTACGGGCTGTCCACCTTCCTCcacagcgacgacggcgacggcgacgaccacggCCGCCTGGACGCCCGCGCGGAGAACGACGTCTACATGTTCGGCGCggtgctcctccacctcctcaccGGCCGGCAATGGGACGGCGGCCGGCTGGCGCACTGGGCGCTCCCGCTGATACGCGCCAGCCCGCCGGCGCTGGCGGAGGTGCTCGACGAGCGCGCCGGCAAGCCGGCGGACAAGGCCGAGTCCCGCCTGCTCGCGCGGACGGCCAGGGTGGCGCTGGCGTGCGTGGCGAACGACGGGCGCAGCCGGCCGCGGATGGCGGAGGTGTCCGCCATCCTCGACGACGTGGAGGCGGCGTACCGGCGCCGCGGCAGGTCGCCGGAACAcgacgtggacggcggcgaggagcggttCAGTGGGTGCcttctcgcgccgagccggagCGCGCACAGATCGGAGACGCTGCTCCGGCTTCCCGTGTGA
- the LOC127783174 gene encoding receptor-like protein kinase HSL1, which produces MTPLLLLLALALAAGAASFPADFANLLAAKAALSDPSSALAAWDPGLSPSLSPCRWPHLLCSNPSSSSAAAVAAVLLSNLSLAGEFPAPLCELRSLARLDLSYNDLTGPLPGCLAAMPSLRHLDLAGNGFSDEVPRSYGAGFPSLLTLSLAGNELSGEFPAFLANVSALEELLLAYNQFAPSPLPETFTGIQRLRVLWLAGCNLVGDIPPSIGSLKSLVNLDLSTNNLTGEIPSSIGGLESVVQLELYSNQLTGSLPEGMAALRKLRFFDAAMNQLSGEIPADLFLAPRLESLHLYQNELTGRVPATVADAAKLNDLRLFTNRLVGELPPEFGKNSPLEFLDLSDNRISGEIPATLCSAGKLEQLLMLNNELVGPIPAELGQCRTLTRVRLPNNRLSGAVPPDMWGLPHLYLLELAGNGLSGAVAPAIATARNLSQLLISDNRFAGALPPELGSLPNLFELSASNNVFSGPLPASMTVVTTLGRLDLRNNSLSGELPRGVRRWRKLTQLDLADNRLTGDIPAELGDLPVLNSLDLSNNELTGGVPVQLENLKLSLFNLSNNRLAGVLPPLFAGDMYKDSFLGNPGLCTGGSCASGRGGRAGRRGLVGSVTASIVTVAGVILLLGAAWFVHRYRSQRRWSTEDAAGEKPRWVVTSFHKAEFDEEDILSCLDDEDNVVGTGAAGKVYKAVLGHGARGGDDGAVVAVKKLWANGGAAKKAAAMEAGGGGKDTFEAEVATLGRIRHKNILKLWCSLSSGERRLLVYEYMPNGSLGDLLHGGKGGLLDWPARHRIMVDAAEGLSYLHHDCAPPIVHRDVKSNNILLDADLRAKVADFGVARAVSAAPPTTVSAIAGSCGYIAPEYSYTLRITEKSDVYSFGVVMLELLTGKAPAGPELGEKDLVRWVCGGVERDGVDRVLDARLAGAPRDETRRALNVALLCTSSLPINRPSMRSVVKLLLELRPESKEKAMAEEKPLLV; this is translated from the exons ATGACtcccctgctcctcctcctcgccctcgccctcgccgccggcgccgcctccttccccgccgacTTCGccaacctcctcgccgccaaggCCGCGCTCTCCGACCCGTCCTCCGCGCTCGCCGCGTGGGACCCTGGCCTGTCGCCGTCCCTCTCCCCGTGCCGGTGGCCGCACCTCCTCTGCTCCAacccgtcgtcctcctccgccgccgccgtcgccgccgtgctcctctCCAACCTCTCCCTCGCCGGCGAGTTCCCGGCGCCGCTGTGCGAGCTCCGTTCGCTGGCGCGGCTCGACCTGTCGTACAATGACCTCACCGGGCCGTTGCCCGGCTGCCTCGCCGCGATGCCGTCGCTGAGGCACCTTGATCTCGCCGGGAATGGGTTCTCCGACGAGGTCCCGAGGAGCTACGGCGCGGGGTTCCCGTCTCTCTTGACGCTCAGCCTGGCCGGGAACGAGCTGTCCGGCGAGTTCCCGGCGTTCTTGGCGAACGTCAGCGCCCTCGAGGAGCTCCTCCTCGCGTACAACCAgttcgcgccgtcgccgttgccggagACGTTCACCGGAATCCAGAGGCTGCGCGTGCTGTGGCTGGCCGGGTGCAACCTCGTCGGAGATATCCCGCCGTCGATCGGGAGCCTGAAGAGCCTCGTCAACCTCGACCTCTCGACGAACAACCTCACCGGCGAGATCCCGAGCAGCATCGGAGGGCTGGAGAGCGTCGTCCAGCTCGAGCTCTACTCGAACCAGCTCACCGGGAGCTTGCCGGAGGGGATGGCGGCGCTCAGGAAGCTGCGGTTCTTCGACGCAGCCATGAACCAGCTCTCCGGCGAGATACCGGCCGACCTGTTCCTCGCCCCGAGGCTGGAGAGCCTCCACCTGTACCAGAACGAGCTTACCGGACGCgtgccggcgacggtggccgacGCGGCGAAGCTCAACGACCTCAGGCTGTTCACCAACCGGCTGGTCGGGGAGTTGCCGCCGGAGTTCGGGAAGAACAGCCCGCTCGAGTTCTTGGACTTGTCAGACAACCGTATCTCCGGCGAGATTCCGGCAACGCTGTGCAGCGCCGGGAAGCTGGAGCAGCTTCTCATGCTGAACAACGAGCTCGTCGGCCCGATTCCGGCGGAGCTGGGGCAATGCCGGACGCTGACGCGGGTGCGGCTGCCGAACAACCGGCTCTccggcgccgtgccgccggaCATGTGGGGCCTTCCGCACCTCTACCTGCTGGAGCTCGCCGGGAACGGCCTCTCCGGCGCCGTCGCGCCCGCCATTGCCACGGCGCGGAACCTGTCGCAGCTGCTGATATCTGACAACCGCTTCGccggcgcgctgccgccggagctcggcagCTTGCCGAACCTGTTCGAGCTGTCGGCTTCCAACAACGTGTTCTCCGGGCCATTGCCGGCGTCGATGACCGTGGTCACCACGCTCGGCCGGCTTGATTTGAGGAACAACTCGCTCTCCGGCGAGCTGCCGCGAGGTGTTCGACGGTGGCGGAAGCTGACGCAGCTCGACCTCGCCGACAACCGCCTCACCGGAGACATCCCCGCCGAGCTCGGCGATCTGCCGGTGCTCAACTCGCTCGACCTGTCGAACaacgagctcaccggcggcgtgCCGGTGCAACTCGAGAACCTTAAGCTGAGCCTGTTCAACCTGTCGAACAAccggctcgccggcgtcctGCCTCCTCTGTTCGCCGGCGATATGTACAAGGACAGCTTCCTCGGCAATCCGGGGCTGTGCACCGGCGGTTCGTGCGCGAGCGGCCGCGgaggccgcgccggccgccgcggccttgTCGGGAGCGTCACCGCCTCcatcgtcaccgtcgccggcgtcatcctgcTGCTCGGCGCCGCGTGGTTCGTCCACAGGTACAGGAGTCAAAGGAGGTGGAGCAcggaggacgccgccggcgagaagccGAGGTGGGTGGTCACGTCGTTCCACAAGGCGGAGTTCGACGAGGAGGACATCCTCAGCTGCCTCGACGACGAGGACAACGTGGTCGGCACAGGCGCGGCGGGCAAGGTGTACAAGGCCGTCCTCGGGcacggcgcccgcggcggcgacgatggcgccgtcgtcgccgtcaagaAGCTCTGggccaacggcggcgcggcgaagaaggcggcggccatggaagccggcggcggcggcaaggacacgttcgaggcggaggtggcgacgCTGGGGAGGATACGGCACAAGAACATCTTGAAGCTGTGGTGCAGCCTcagcagcggcgagcggcggctgctcgTCTACGAGTACATGCCCAACGGCAGCCTCGGCGACCTCCTCCACGGCGGCAAGGGCGGCCTCCTCGACTGGCCGGCGCGGCACCGCATCATGGTCGACGCCGCCGAGGGTCTCTCCTACCTCCACCACGACTGCGCGCCGCCGATCGTGCACCGCGACGTCAAGTCCaacaacatcctcctcgacgccgaccTCCGCGCCAAGGTCGCCGACTTCGGCGTCGCCAgggccgtctccgccgcgccgcccaccaccgTGTCCGCCATTGCCGGCTCCTGCGGCTACATTGCCCCCG AGTACTCGTACACGCTGCGCATCACGGAGaagagcgacgtgtacagcttcggcgtggTGATGCTGGAGCTCCTCACCGGCAAGGCGCCGGCGGGGCCGGAGCTCGGGGAGAAGGACCTCGTCAGGTGGGTgtgcggcggcgtcgagcgcgACGGCGTCGACCGCGTGCTCGACGCGAggctcgccggcgcgccgcgcgACGAGACGCGGAGGGCGCTCAACGTCGCGCTGCTCTGCACGTCCAGCCTCCCGATCAACCGCCCGTCGATGAGGTCCGTCGTGAAGCTGCTGCTGGAGCTCCGGCCGGAGAGCAAGGAGAAGGCCATGGCGGAGGAGAAGCCTCTCCTCGTTTGA
- the LOC127783250 gene encoding nudix hydrolase 15, mitochondrial-like has translation MVGTTEVEGIEALVRRLRLYQPPPSPYDGASTTAAGGGGELFRPRRAAVLVCLFRRGGGDGELRVILTKRSSSLSTHSGEVALPGGKAEEGDADDAATALREAKEEIGLDPSLVTVVASLEHFLSKHLLVVVPIVGILSDIEAFKPVLNVDEVDDIFDVPLEMFLKDENRTSEEREKMGQTFTIHYFNYEKENQKYLIWGLTARILIHAASVVYQRPPDFPERRVHFNLPKF, from the exons ATGGTGGGGACGACGGAGGTGGAGGGCATAGAGGCGCTCGTCCGCCGCCTCAGGCTGTAccagccgcctccctccccgtaCGACGGCGCCTcgaccacggcggccggcggcggcggcgagctgttcCGGCCGCGGAGGGCCGCCGTGCTGGTCTGCCTCttccgccgcggcggaggcgacggcgagctccgcgTCATCCTCACCAAGcgatcctcctccctctccacccacTCCG GGGAGGTTGCATTGCCAGGAGGGAAGGCTGAGGAAGGTGAtgctgatgatgcagcaacagcactgAGAGAGGCAAAGGAGGAGATTGGGCTTGATCCTTCTTTGGTCACTGTTGTTGCCTCTTTAGAGCATTTCTTGTCAAAG CATCTTCTGGTGGTTGTTCCTATTGTCGGCATCCTCTCAGATATTGAAGCATTTAAGCCTGTTCTTAATGTCGATGAGGTAGATGACATTTTTGATGTACCGCTGGAGATGTTCCTCAAG GATGAAAATAGGACATCTGAGGAGCGCGAAAAGATGGGGCAGACATTCACAATTCATTACTTCAATTATGAGAAAGAGAACCAGAAGTACTTAATCTGGGGCCTGACTGCACGCATCTTAATTCATGCTGCTTCAGTTGTATACCAGCGCCCACCAGACTTTCCCGAGCGAAGAGTACATTTCAACCTGCCAAAGTTCTGA
- the LOC127782735 gene encoding patatin-like protein 2 has translation MAPVQVPAELIGSNNGGSAGGSLTVDPALGRRQATAALPTPRSPPPAFGSIVAVLSIDGGGVRGIIPGTILAFLEERLQELDGPAARVADYFDVIAGTSTGGLVTAMLAAPGADGRPLFAAKDIVDFYLRHSPKIFPPVIKGPLGLLKSMMGPKYDGRYLRSIVQELLGDTRISQAITNVVIPTFDIKLLQPTIFSRFDAQKDASKNALLSDVCISTSAAPTYLPGHRFETKDKAGQPRVFNLIDGGVAANNPTLVAMTHVSKQILLGNQDFFPIKPADYGKFMVLSLGTGSPRVDGRTFGADESGRWGLLGWLRNDGGGGGAPPLIDSFAQSSSDLVDIHASVLFQALRCERHYLRIQDDDLTGDAASVDVATPENLRALAGAGAALLRRQACRVDVETGRNVADAGRGTNEEELARFARMLSMERRARLGKQESTTRV, from the exons ATGGCGCCAGTGCAAGTCCCGGCTGAGCTCATCGGCAGCAACAACGGCGGAAGCGCGGGGGGGTCACTGACCGTGGACCCGGCGCTCGgccggcggcaggcgacggcggcgctgccgacgccgaggtcgccgccgccggcgttcgGGAGCATCGTGGCGGTGCTGagcatcgacggcggcggcgtgcgcgggaTCATCCCGGGCACCATCCTGGCGTTCCTGGAGGAGAGGCTGCAGGAGCTGGacgggccggcggcgagggtggcggacTACTTCGACGTCATCGCCGGGACCAGCACGGGCGGGCTGGTGACGGCCATGCTCGCGGCGCCCGGCGCCGACGGCCGGCCGCTCTTCGCCGCCAAGGACATCGTCGACTTCTACCTCCGGCATAGCCCCAAGATATTCCCTCCTGTCAT CAAAGGACCCCTGGGTTTGCTGAAGAGCATGATGGGTCCCAAGTACGACGGGCGATACCTCCGGTCCATTGTGCAGGAGCTGCTCGGTGACACCAGGATTAGCCAGGCCATCACCAACGTCGTCATCCCCACATTTGACATCAAGCTCCTCCAGCCCACCATCTTCTCTAGATTTGAT GCACAGAAGGATGCGTCCAAGAATGCTCTCTTGTCCGACGTGTGCATCAGCACGTCAGCGGCGCCGACCTACCTCCCTGGCCACCGTTTCGAGACCAAGGACAAGGCCGGCCAGCCCCGGGTCTTTAATCTCATCGATGGAGGTGTTGCTGCCAACAATCCG ACGTTGGTGGCGATGACCCACGTGAGCAAGCAAATCCTGCTGGGGAACCAGGACTTCTTCCCGATCAAACCCGCCGACTACGGCAAGTTCATGGTGCTCTCCCTCGGGACCGGCTCGCCCAGGGTGGATGGGAGGACGTTCGGCGCCGACGAGTCCGGCCGGTGGGGCCTCCTCGGCTGGCTccgcaacgacggcggcggcggcggcgcgccgccgctgatCGACAGCTTCGCCCAGTCCAGCTCCGACCTCGTCGACATCCACGCCTCCGTGCTCTTCCAGGCGCTCCGCTGCGAGCGCCACTACCTCCGCATCCAGGACGACGACctcaccggcgacgccgcctccgtcgACGTGGCCACGCCGGAGAACctccgcgcgctcgccggcgccggcgcggcgctgcTGCGGAGGCAGGCGTGCAGGGTGGACGTGGAGACCGGCAGGAACGTGGCCGACGCCGGCAGGGGCACCAACGAGGAGGAGCTGGCGCGCTTCGCCCGGATGCTGTCGATGGAGCGCCGGGCGAGGCTCGGCAAGCAGGAGTCAACCACTCGTGTATAA